From a single Agrobacterium tumefaciens genomic region:
- a CDS encoding antibiotic biosynthesis monooxygenase family protein has protein sequence MIAVIFEVFPAEGEKQHYLDIAASLRSELETIDGFVSVERFQSISNPDKMLSLSFFRDEEAVKAWRNTAPHRAAQAMGRSGVFSNYRLRIAYVMRDYGLREREEAPPDSRYVHSADVEVPR, from the coding sequence ATGATCGCCGTCATCTTCGAGGTCTTTCCGGCCGAGGGCGAGAAACAGCATTATCTTGATATCGCCGCCAGCCTGCGCTCTGAACTGGAAACCATTGATGGCTTCGTGTCGGTTGAGCGGTTTCAGAGCATCAGCAATCCTGACAAGATGCTCTCTTTGTCGTTCTTCCGGGATGAGGAGGCGGTGAAGGCATGGCGCAACACCGCGCCGCATCGCGCAGCGCAGGCCATGGGACGCTCCGGCGTCTTTTCCAATTACCGCCTGCGTATCGCCTATGTGATGCGCGACTACGGTCTGCGGGAGAGGGAGGAGGCTCCGCCGGACAGCAGATACGTTCATTCGGCGGATGTGGAAGTGCCGCGCTGA
- a CDS encoding SDR family oxidoreductase — protein MSAEKVAIVTAGGSGMGAAVAKRLAADGYKLAILSSSGKGEALAQELGGIGVTGSNQSNDDLQRLTDLTLEKFGRIDVLVNSAGHGPRASILDITDEQWHTGLDVYLLNVIRPTRIIAPVMVKQKAGAIVNISTAWAFEPSSMFPTSAVFRAGLASYTKIFSDTYAADNVRMNNVLPGWIDSLPATEERRQGVPMQRYGKSEEIAATVAFLASEGAGYITGQNIRVDGGLTRSV, from the coding sequence ATGTCGGCAGAAAAAGTGGCTATTGTAACGGCGGGTGGCAGCGGCATGGGTGCCGCCGTGGCGAAACGTCTGGCCGCGGACGGCTACAAGCTCGCGATCCTGTCGTCTTCGGGGAAAGGGGAAGCGCTGGCGCAGGAACTGGGCGGCATCGGCGTCACCGGCTCCAACCAGTCCAATGACGATCTCCAGCGCCTCACGGATCTGACGCTCGAAAAATTCGGCCGTATCGATGTGTTGGTCAACAGCGCCGGGCATGGCCCGCGCGCCTCCATCCTCGATATTACCGACGAGCAATGGCATACGGGTCTCGACGTCTATCTGCTGAACGTCATCCGCCCGACACGGATTATCGCTCCGGTCATGGTGAAGCAGAAGGCGGGCGCGATCGTCAACATCTCCACCGCCTGGGCCTTCGAGCCGAGCAGCATGTTCCCGACATCGGCCGTCTTCCGCGCCGGCCTTGCCTCCTACACCAAGATTTTTTCCGATACCTATGCGGCCGACAATGTGCGCATGAACAACGTCCTGCCCGGCTGGATCGACAGCCTGCCTGCCACGGAAGAACGCCGTCAGGGCGTGCCGATGCAGCGTTATGGGAAAAGCGAGGAGATCGCCGCCACCGTGGCGTTCCTCGCATCTGAGGGGGCAGGGTACATCACCGGTCAGAATATCCGCGTCGATGGCGGACTGACGCGGTCTGTGTGA
- a CDS encoding Rne/Rng family ribonuclease, whose product MADKMLIDASHEEETRVVVVRGNRIEEFDFESEHKKQIRGNIYLAKVTRVEPSLQAAFVDYGGNRHGFLAFAEIHPDYYQIPLADRQALLRAEAEDHRRSDDFESADAPEPGAPAIDLSQVDQPDVGIVAASETTEVVVTEEATPATAAEEVSEETAVAAVETVAEEAPAEEEKPKKRVRRPRAKKKTAEEIAAEAADASSEDDGSTGGEMAAMVDADTISEEVEGLRRGNDDDDDDDDDDHHEKEVIESVGAEDAMEEVPDRVARKPRKQYRIQEVIKRRQILLVQVAKEERGNKGAALTTYLSLAGRYSVLMPNTARGGGISRKITQPTDRKRLKEIARDLEVPQGMGVILRTAGANRTRVEIKRDFEYLMRLWENVRTLTLNSTAPCLVYEEGSLIKRSIRDLYNKDIGEIIVSGEEGYREAKDFMKMLMPSHAKVVQPYRDIHPIFSRSGIEAQLDRMLQPQVTLKSGGYLIINQTEALVSIDVNSGRSTREHSIEETALTTNLEAAEEVARQLRLRDLAGLVVIDFIDMEEKRNNRAVEKKLKDCLKNDRARIQVGRISHFGLLEMSRQRIRASVLESTTQVCQHCGGTGHVRSESSIALHVLRGVEEYLLRNTTHNITVRCTPETALYLLNHKRGTIVDYEGRFGVSIIIAADSSVGAQHFAIDRGEAVENPVKIESLIQMLPNFVEEEDDFVAEVEEDEEEEEIVKAQAGEPRQQQQGENGEDGKRKRKRRRRRRGKGGQNDQNGALDAQAGDDADDAEGDDDSAEADDTDGDADENGVNEAANSDEDGKRKRRRRGKRGGRRNRDEALDAAGDEGETEGEGEEVSAAAPVTEEPAAADVVEGVVADVVAEEAPKKPRRTRKAKAKTETEDAPKAETVETIEPVIIEPAVVEATVVDVAIEEAGEASADLAPEADAPATEEKTRANRGSNVSSSEPVVTSSGSSANNPDGDEPKPRKGGWWQRKGFF is encoded by the coding sequence ATGGCAGACAAAATGCTTATCGACGCCTCCCACGAAGAGGAGACACGCGTAGTCGTTGTCCGTGGGAACCGGATCGAAGAATTCGATTTCGAATCGGAGCACAAGAAACAGATCCGCGGCAATATCTACCTTGCCAAAGTGACGAGGGTTGAACCCTCGCTTCAGGCGGCCTTCGTCGATTACGGTGGAAATCGCCACGGCTTTCTCGCCTTTGCGGAAATCCATCCGGACTATTACCAGATTCCGCTTGCCGACCGTCAGGCTCTGCTGAGGGCCGAAGCCGAGGATCATCGTCGCAGCGACGACTTCGAATCGGCAGATGCGCCCGAGCCCGGTGCACCGGCAATCGACCTTTCGCAGGTTGATCAGCCCGATGTCGGCATCGTCGCCGCAAGCGAAACCACCGAAGTCGTTGTTACGGAAGAGGCTACGCCAGCGACTGCAGCCGAGGAAGTCTCCGAAGAGACTGCGGTTGCAGCCGTCGAAACCGTTGCTGAAGAAGCGCCGGCCGAGGAAGAAAAGCCGAAGAAGCGCGTTCGCCGCCCCCGTGCCAAGAAGAAGACAGCTGAAGAAATCGCGGCCGAAGCCGCTGATGCCTCTTCCGAGGACGACGGCAGCACCGGCGGCGAGATGGCCGCGATGGTCGATGCCGATACGATTTCCGAAGAAGTCGAAGGCCTTCGTCGCGGCAATGACGATGATGATGACGACGATGATGACGATCATCACGAAAAGGAAGTGATCGAATCCGTCGGCGCCGAAGACGCCATGGAAGAGGTTCCCGATCGCGTTGCCCGCAAGCCGCGCAAGCAGTATCGCATCCAGGAAGTCATCAAGCGCCGCCAGATCCTTCTGGTGCAGGTCGCCAAGGAAGAACGCGGCAACAAGGGTGCCGCACTCACCACCTATCTGTCGCTTGCCGGCCGTTATTCCGTGCTGATGCCGAATACGGCGCGTGGCGGCGGTATTTCCCGCAAGATCACCCAGCCGACAGACCGCAAGCGCCTGAAGGAAATCGCGCGCGATCTGGAGGTTCCGCAGGGCATGGGCGTCATTCTGCGTACCGCAGGCGCCAACCGTACCCGCGTCGAGATCAAGCGCGACTTCGAATATCTGATGCGCCTGTGGGAAAATGTCCGCACGCTGACGCTGAACTCCACGGCCCCCTGCCTCGTTTACGAGGAAGGCTCGCTCATCAAGCGTTCGATCCGCGATCTCTATAACAAGGATATCGGCGAGATCATCGTTTCCGGCGAAGAAGGCTATCGTGAAGCAAAAGACTTCATGAAGATGCTGATGCCGAGCCACGCCAAGGTGGTTCAGCCTTACCGCGACATTCACCCGATCTTCTCGCGCTCCGGCATCGAAGCCCAGCTCGACCGGATGCTGCAGCCGCAGGTTACACTGAAATCCGGCGGTTACCTCATCATCAACCAGACGGAAGCGCTGGTTTCCATCGACGTCAACTCCGGCCGTTCGACCCGCGAGCATTCCATCGAGGAAACCGCGCTGACGACGAACCTGGAGGCGGCCGAAGAAGTGGCGCGCCAGCTGCGCCTACGCGACCTTGCCGGTCTTGTCGTCATCGACTTCATCGACATGGAAGAAAAGCGCAACAACCGCGCTGTCGAAAAGAAGCTCAAGGATTGCCTGAAGAACGACCGCGCACGCATCCAGGTCGGCCGCATCTCGCATTTCGGCCTGCTGGAAATGTCGCGCCAGCGCATCCGCGCTTCGGTGCTGGAATCGACCACACAGGTCTGCCAGCATTGCGGCGGCACGGGCCATGTGCGTTCGGAATCCTCCATCGCGCTGCATGTTCTGCGCGGCGTCGAGGAATATCTGCTGCGCAACACCACGCACAACATCACCGTGCGCTGCACGCCGGAAACGGCACTTTACCTGCTCAACCACAAGCGCGGCACGATCGTCGATTATGAAGGCCGCTTTGGCGTGTCGATCATCATCGCCGCCGATTCCAGCGTCGGTGCGCAGCATTTCGCCATCGACCGCGGTGAAGCCGTCGAAAATCCGGTGAAGATCGAAAGCCTCATCCAGATGCTTCCGAACTTCGTGGAAGAGGAAGACGACTTCGTCGCCGAGGTGGAAGAGGACGAGGAAGAGGAAGAAATCGTCAAGGCGCAGGCTGGCGAACCGCGTCAGCAGCAGCAGGGCGAAAACGGTGAAGATGGCAAGCGCAAGCGCAAGCGTCGCCGCCGTCGTCGTGGCAAGGGCGGACAGAACGACCAGAACGGCGCTCTTGATGCACAGGCCGGCGACGACGCCGATGATGCTGAAGGTGACGACGACAGCGCCGAAGCCGATGACACCGATGGTGATGCCGACGAAAACGGCGTGAACGAAGCCGCAAACTCCGACGAAGACGGCAAGCGCAAGCGCCGCCGCCGCGGCAAGCGTGGCGGCCGCCGCAACCGTGACGAGGCTCTTGATGCTGCAGGCGACGAAGGCGAGACGGAAGGTGAAGGCGAAGAGGTTTCCGCCGCAGCGCCCGTAACCGAAGAGCCTGCCGCCGCCGACGTGGTGGAAGGCGTGGTTGCCGACGTTGTGGCTGAAGAAGCGCCGAAGAAGCCGCGCCGCACCCGCAAGGCGAAAGCCAAGACCGAAACCGAAGACGCGCCGAAGGCTGAAACCGTCGAAACGATCGAGCCGGTGATCATCGAGCCGGCAGTCGTTGAAGCGACCGTCGTCGATGTCGCCATCGAAGAGGCGGGTGAAGCTTCGGCCGATCTGGCGCCTGAAGCAGACGCACCGGCGACGGAAGAAAAGACCCGCGCGAACCGGGGCAGCAATGTTTCCAGTTCGGAACCGGTGGTGACCTCTTCGGGTTCGTCCGCGAACAATCCCGACGGCGATGAGCCGAAGCCGCGCAAGGGCGGCTGGTGGCAGCGCAAGGGCTTCTTCTGA
- a CDS encoding N-acetylmuramoyl-L-alanine amidase, translated as MNFTRSAEISGGAGPLGVRIARLARALVVPVFLSAVTILWGVPQAFALEPLIASQARIIGDEARTRIVLDFAEEPEFDVHYLDSPARIVVDFPAVNFAFPASDLKPSGLFSDIRFGSMGQNSARIVLTAKKPVQVAVAETKKGEDGAAFRFVLDTEITTKAKFAELVKTQQWQTPAPVTTAAITPGDKTARQAEFVIAVDAGHGGIDAGATGGATGTEEKVITLTFARELVERLNREPGIKAFLTRDSDTFLALSERVTIARQNNANLFISVHADTLKQKGIRGATVYTLSDRASDRQAQELAERENKSDQIAGVAVSAEPPEVADILLDFTRRETQAFSVTLAENIVSSFEGQVGLINNPHRYAGFMVLRAHDVPSVLLELGFLSNPEDEKLLLDTEWRNKVGDRLATAVGRYRAKAMANGG; from the coding sequence ATGAATTTCACGCGCAGCGCAGAGATATCAGGTGGGGCAGGGCCGCTTGGCGTGCGAATCGCGCGGCTTGCGCGTGCCCTCGTCGTTCCGGTCTTCCTTTCGGCCGTCACCATCCTCTGGGGCGTTCCGCAGGCATTTGCGCTTGAACCGCTTATCGCCAGTCAGGCGCGCATCATTGGCGACGAGGCGCGCACCCGCATCGTTCTCGATTTCGCCGAAGAGCCGGAATTCGATGTTCACTATCTCGATTCGCCGGCCCGCATCGTCGTCGATTTTCCGGCGGTGAATTTCGCCTTTCCGGCATCCGACCTCAAACCGTCAGGTCTTTTTTCGGATATCCGCTTTGGCAGCATGGGCCAGAACAGCGCCCGTATCGTGCTGACCGCGAAAAAACCGGTGCAGGTGGCGGTGGCCGAAACGAAAAAGGGCGAAGATGGCGCAGCTTTCCGTTTCGTGCTGGATACGGAAATCACCACCAAGGCCAAATTCGCCGAGCTGGTGAAGACCCAGCAATGGCAGACGCCGGCACCGGTTACCACCGCGGCCATCACACCCGGCGACAAGACGGCGCGGCAGGCGGAATTCGTTATCGCGGTCGATGCCGGCCATGGTGGCATCGATGCCGGTGCGACAGGCGGGGCGACCGGCACGGAAGAGAAGGTCATCACATTGACCTTTGCCAGGGAACTCGTGGAACGGCTGAACCGCGAACCGGGCATCAAGGCGTTCCTGACCCGTGATTCCGATACGTTTCTTGCCTTGTCCGAACGGGTGACGATCGCCCGGCAGAACAATGCCAACCTGTTCATTTCAGTCCACGCCGACACCCTGAAGCAGAAGGGCATTCGAGGCGCGACCGTTTATACATTGTCCGACCGGGCCTCGGACCGGCAGGCGCAGGAGCTGGCGGAGCGCGAAAACAAGTCCGATCAGATCGCCGGTGTGGCTGTCTCCGCCGAGCCGCCGGAAGTCGCCGATATTCTGCTTGATTTCACCCGTCGTGAAACCCAGGCCTTTTCGGTGACGCTGGCGGAAAACATCGTCTCCTCCTTCGAGGGGCAGGTCGGCCTCATCAATAATCCACATCGTTACGCCGGTTTCATGGTGCTGCGCGCCCATGATGTGCCATCGGTGCTGCTGGAACTGGGTTTCCTCTCCAATCCGGAAGATGAAAAGCTGCTTCTCGATACCGAATGGCGCAATAAGGTTGGCGATAGGCTGGCGACGGCAGTGGGGCGATACCGCGCCAAGGCCATGGCAAACGGCGGTTGA
- a CDS encoding penicillin-binding protein 1A produces the protein MIRLIGYFFGLASVLFLCAAVVGAIYLHGVTKDLPDYAVLSTYEPPVTTRVHAGNGALMAEYAHEKRLFLPIQAIPDRVKAAFLSAEDKNFYNHPGVDIFGLGRAILVNIQNFGSGRRPVGASTITQQVAKNFLLTNDQTIDRKLKEAILSFRIEQTYSKDKILELYLNEIFFGLNSYGIAGAALTYFNKSVTELTIAETAYLASLPKGPANYHPIRREKAALERRDWVIDRMAENGYITVADATDAKKQPLGVNLRRGGAHIFASDYFAEEVRRQIVEKYGEEALLEGGLSVRTSFDPQIQAEARKALQDGLVQYDERRGFRGPVEKIETAGDWTAALAKVKGLRDVPEWKVAVVLAVAADGIDIGVQPDTETEDGDKRTRGHISAENMRWAYRDATGKKATAKSPVGVVAAGDVIYAQPLANSGNEYRLRQPPKVQGGMVVMDPHTGRVLAMVGGFSYAQSEFNRSTQAMRQPGSSFKPFIYAAALDNGYTPASVILDAPIEVVSGGQVWKPQNYGGGSAGPSTLRLGIEKSRNLMTVRLAQDMGMNLVAEYAERFGIYDKMPPLLAMSLGSGETTVMRMVSAYSVIANGGKQIKPTLIDRIQDRYGKTIFRHEERACEGCNATSWQNQDEPVIVDNREQVLDPMTAYQTTSMLEGVVQRGTAAGKIKVDLPVAGKTGTTNDEKDAWFVGYTPDMVAGLYIGFDSPAPLGRGGTGGSLSAPIFGEFIADAAKHLEPSKFIVPAGMNFVAVNRKTGMAAEEGQPDTIMEAFKPGTGPADSFSVIGAENYMSQEDILKTSPQAQQAITGGGGGLY, from the coding sequence ATGATCAGACTGATTGGATATTTTTTCGGCTTGGCCAGCGTGCTCTTCCTGTGCGCCGCCGTCGTCGGTGCGATTTATTTGCACGGCGTGACGAAGGACCTGCCGGATTACGCAGTTCTGAGCACCTATGAGCCGCCGGTAACGACCCGCGTGCATGCCGGCAACGGTGCGTTGATGGCGGAATACGCCCATGAAAAACGCCTGTTCCTGCCGATCCAGGCCATCCCCGACCGGGTGAAGGCGGCCTTCCTTTCGGCGGAAGACAAGAATTTCTACAATCACCCGGGTGTGGATATCTTCGGTCTTGGCCGCGCCATTCTCGTCAATATCCAGAATTTCGGCTCCGGCCGTCGTCCTGTCGGCGCTTCCACCATCACCCAGCAGGTGGCGAAGAACTTCCTGCTGACCAACGACCAGACCATCGACCGCAAGCTCAAGGAAGCCATTCTCTCCTTTCGCATCGAGCAGACCTATTCCAAGGACAAGATTCTCGAGCTTTATCTCAACGAGATTTTCTTTGGCCTGAATTCCTACGGCATTGCCGGTGCGGCACTCACCTATTTCAATAAATCGGTGACGGAACTGACGATTGCTGAGACCGCCTATCTTGCTTCGCTGCCGAAGGGTCCGGCCAATTACCATCCCATCCGTCGCGAAAAGGCGGCTCTGGAGCGCCGCGACTGGGTAATCGACCGTATGGCCGAAAACGGCTACATCACTGTTGCGGATGCCACGGATGCGAAAAAGCAGCCGCTTGGCGTCAATCTGCGCCGCGGCGGCGCGCATATCTTCGCATCCGACTATTTCGCCGAGGAAGTCCGCCGCCAGATCGTCGAGAAATACGGTGAGGAAGCGCTTCTCGAAGGCGGGCTTTCGGTCCGCACCTCTTTCGATCCGCAGATTCAGGCGGAGGCGCGCAAGGCGCTTCAGGATGGTCTGGTGCAATATGACGAGCGTCGCGGTTTCCGCGGACCTGTCGAAAAGATCGAGACGGCCGGCGACTGGACAGCGGCGCTCGCCAAGGTCAAGGGCCTGCGTGACGTTCCCGAATGGAAGGTCGCCGTGGTCCTCGCCGTTGCGGCCGATGGCATCGATATCGGTGTGCAGCCGGACACGGAAACCGAAGATGGCGACAAGCGCACGCGCGGCCATATCTCCGCTGAAAACATGCGCTGGGCCTATCGCGATGCGACCGGCAAAAAGGCGACTGCCAAGTCGCCGGTGGGTGTCGTGGCGGCAGGCGATGTGATCTATGCGCAGCCGCTTGCCAATTCCGGCAATGAATATCGCCTGCGCCAGCCACCGAAAGTGCAGGGCGGCATGGTGGTGATGGACCCGCATACCGGCCGTGTTCTGGCCATGGTGGGCGGCTTCTCCTACGCGCAATCGGAATTCAACCGTTCCACGCAGGCAATGCGCCAGCCGGGCTCCTCCTTCAAGCCGTTCATCTACGCGGCGGCCCTCGACAATGGTTATACCCCGGCATCGGTCATTCTCGACGCGCCGATCGAGGTGGTTTCCGGCGGTCAGGTCTGGAAGCCGCAGAATTACGGCGGGGGTTCCGCCGGTCCTTCGACCCTGCGTCTAGGCATCGAAAAATCCCGTAACCTCATGACCGTGCGTCTCGCACAGGACATGGGCATGAATCTGGTGGCGGAATATGCCGAACGCTTCGGCATCTATGACAAGATGCCGCCGCTTCTGGCCATGTCGCTCGGTTCGGGTGAAACGACAGTCATGCGTATGGTCTCGGCCTATTCGGTCATTGCCAATGGCGGCAAGCAGATCAAGCCGACGCTGATCGACCGCATTCAGGACCGTTACGGCAAGACGATCTTCCGTCATGAGGAGCGTGCCTGCGAGGGCTGCAATGCCACCAGCTGGCAGAACCAGGACGAGCCCGTCATCGTCGATAATCGTGAACAGGTTCTCGACCCGATGACCGCTTACCAGACGACTTCCATGCTGGAGGGTGTCGTGCAGCGCGGTACGGCGGCTGGCAAGATCAAGGTCGATCTGCCGGTTGCCGGCAAGACGGGCACCACCAATGATGAAAAGGACGCCTGGTTCGTCGGTTATACGCCGGACATGGTTGCCGGCCTGTATATCGGCTTCGATTCACCCGCACCGCTCGGTCGCGGCGGCACGGGCGGTTCGCTGTCGGCACCGATCTTCGGTGAGTTCATCGCCGATGCAGCCAAGCATCTGGAGCCGAGCAAGTTCATCGTGCCTGCCGGCATGAACTTCGTCGCCGTCAACCGCAAGACAGGCATGGCGGCGGAGGAGGGGCAACCGGACACCATCATGGAAGCCTTCAAGCCCGGCACCGGCCCGGCCGACAGCTTCTCGGTCATCGGCGCGGAAAACTACATGTCTCAGGAAGATATTCTAAAGACCTCGCCGCAGGCGCAGCAGGCCATCACCGGCGGTGGCGGCGGTCTTTATTGA
- the prfB gene encoding peptide chain release factor 2 (programmed frameshift) has product MRNEIVNVVDEIKQAISLLRRHLDWDQAIRRLDWLNNKAEDPTLWNDASEAQKLMRERQQLDDSISGVKALEQQLKDNIELIELGEMEGDDEIVKDAEDSLKALKNEANRRQVEAMLSGEADGNDTYLEVHSGAGGTESQDWANMLLRMYTRWADREGFKVEVLEVHDGEEAGIKSATILVKGHNAFGWLKTESGVHRLVRISPYDSNARRHTSFSSVWVYPVVDDSIQIDINESDCRIDTYRSSGAGGQHVNTTDSAVRITHIPTGIAVACQQERSQHKNRAKAWDMLRARLYEVELQKREDAANAQAASKTDIGWGHQIRSYVLQPYQLVKDLRTGVESTAPGNVLDGDLNEFMEAALAHRISGGADVEVSDID; this is encoded by the exons ATGCGCAATGAAATCGTGAACGTAGTCGACGAAATCAAGCAGGCCATAAGCCTGCTGAGGAGGCATCTT GACTGGGACCAGGCGATAAGACGACTGGACTGGTTGAACAACAAGGCAGAGGACCCGACCCTCTGGAACGACGCCTCCGAGGCCCAGAAGCTGATGCGCGAGCGCCAGCAGCTGGATGACAGCATCAGCGGCGTCAAGGCGCTTGAGCAGCAGCTCAAGGACAATATCGAGCTGATCGAACTCGGCGAGATGGAAGGCGACGACGAGATCGTCAAGGACGCCGAAGACTCCCTGAAGGCGCTGAAGAACGAGGCGAACCGCCGTCAGGTGGAAGCCATGCTGTCAGGCGAAGCTGATGGCAATGACACCTATCTCGAAGTGCATTCCGGCGCTGGCGGCACGGAAAGCCAGGATTGGGCGAACATGCTGCTGCGCATGTATACCCGCTGGGCCGACCGCGAAGGCTTCAAGGTTGAGGTGCTGGAAGTTCACGACGGCGAAGAGGCTGGCATCAAATCCGCGACGATTCTTGTCAAGGGCCACAATGCTTTCGGCTGGCTGAAGACGGAATCGGGCGTGCACCGCCTTGTGCGCATCTCGCCCTATGACAGCAATGCGCGTCGCCACACATCGTTCTCTTCCGTCTGGGTCTATCCGGTGGTCGACGATTCGATCCAGATCGACATCAACGAAAGCGATTGCCGTATCGATACCTATCGTTCGTCAGGTGCTGGCGGCCAGCACGTCAACACGACGGATTCGGCCGTGCGCATCACGCACATCCCGACCGGTATTGCGGTTGCCTGCCAGCAGGAACGGTCGCAGCACAAGAACCGCGCCAAGGCGTGGGACATGCTGCGCGCCCGCCTCTATGAAGTGGAACTGCAAAAGCGGGAAGATGCGGCCAACGCACAGGCGGCCTCCAAGACCGATATCGGCTGGGGTCACCAGATCCGTTCCTACGTTCTGCAGCCTTACCAGCTGGTCAAGGATCTGCGCACCGGCGTTGAAAGCACCGCGCCCGGCAACGTGCTGGACGGTGATCTGAACGAATTCATGGAAGCTGCTCTCGCGCATCGCATCAGCGGTGGCGCGGACGTGGAAGTGTCGGATATCGATTAA
- a CDS encoding hydrolase encodes MKQVLYIVDVQPSFNPPAALVAEISSLATTMPSIATVERHDESVTPFERQLGWKPGRDDESLVAADRIFIKHGYAPPKAAMDHVFSLKPERVLVCGIQADTCVLAAGFALFDAGLHPTLLPWLTVGSSLDRSGELGARLWKHHFGAVLAGPHALDI; translated from the coding sequence GTGAAACAGGTGCTCTACATCGTTGACGTTCAGCCGAGCTTCAATCCACCAGCAGCGCTGGTGGCGGAGATATCTTCACTCGCAACTACGATGCCCAGCATAGCCACCGTCGAGCGACATGATGAGAGTGTTACGCCTTTCGAGCGGCAACTGGGCTGGAAACCGGGCAGGGATGATGAATCGCTCGTCGCCGCTGATCGAATATTCATCAAGCACGGTTATGCACCGCCGAAGGCGGCGATGGACCATGTCTTTTCCTTGAAGCCTGAAAGGGTGCTGGTCTGCGGCATTCAGGCTGACACCTGCGTACTGGCAGCTGGTTTTGCCCTGTTCGATGCGGGGCTGCACCCCACGCTATTGCCGTGGCTGACGGTCGGCTCCAGCCTCGACCGCAGCGGTGAACTTGGTGCAAGGCTATGGAAACATCATTTCGGCGCGGTTCTGGCCGGGCCGCATGCGCTTGATATATAG
- a CDS encoding NAD kinase: protein MSHSNFSLSFVASATEEAQTAMEALKGVYGNTPFEEAEVIVALGGDGFMLQILNETMNSGKRVYGMNRGSVGFLMNDYRVEGLLERIAVATGNDFHPLRMTTTDSDGDEFTALAMNEVSLFRQSHQAAKLRVEVDGKVRLEELICDGMMVATPAGSTAYNFSAHGPILPLESPLLALTPVSAFRPRRWRGALLPNKVTVDIHVLERDKRPVNAVADHTEVKSVRHVRIAQSQDRTARILSDPDRSWSDRVLAEQFNN, encoded by the coding sequence ATGTCGCATTCTAACTTTTCACTGTCCTTCGTCGCCTCCGCAACCGAGGAAGCGCAGACGGCGATGGAGGCGCTGAAGGGCGTTTACGGCAACACGCCGTTTGAAGAAGCGGAAGTCATCGTGGCGCTGGGCGGTGACGGCTTCATGCTGCAAATCCTCAACGAAACGATGAATTCCGGCAAGCGCGTCTATGGCATGAACCGGGGATCGGTCGGCTTCCTGATGAATGATTATCGGGTGGAAGGTCTGCTCGAGCGTATTGCAGTGGCAACCGGCAATGATTTTCATCCGCTGCGCATGACAACGACGGATTCGGATGGCGATGAGTTCACGGCCCTTGCCATGAACGAGGTCAGCCTGTTCCGCCAATCCCATCAGGCCGCGAAGCTTCGTGTCGAGGTGGATGGCAAGGTGCGGCTGGAAGAGCTGATCTGTGATGGCATGATGGTGGCGACGCCGGCAGGGTCCACCGCCTACAATTTTTCCGCCCATGGGCCGATCCTGCCGCTGGAATCACCACTGCTGGCGCTCACCCCCGTCAGCGCGTTTCGCCCGCGGCGCTGGCGCGGCGCGCTTTTGCCGAATAAGGTGACGGTCGACATTCACGTTCTGGAACGGGATAAACGCCCGGTGAATGCGGTGGCTGACCATACGGAGGTGAAATCCGTTCGTCATGTTCGGATCGCACAATCGCAGGACAGGACGGCGAGGATTCTCTCGGATCCGGACCGTTCGTGGTCAGACCGGGTTCTTGCCGAACAGTTCAACAATTGA